A genome region from Eurosta solidaginis isolate ZX-2024a chromosome 2, ASM4086904v1, whole genome shotgun sequence includes the following:
- the lwr gene encoding SUMO-conjugating enzyme UBC9-B has protein sequence MSGIAITRLGEERKAWRKDHPFGFVARPAKNPDGTLNLMIWECAIPGKKGTAWEGGLYKLRMIFKDDYPTSPPKCKFEPPLFHPNVYPSGTVCLSLLDEEKDWRPAITIKQILLGIQDLLNEPNIKDPAQAEAYTIYCQNRLEYEKRVRAQARAMAATE, from the coding sequence ATGTCTGGAATAGCAATTACCCGATTAGGCGAGGAACGTAAAGCATGGCGTAAGGATCATCCTTTCGGTTTTGTTGCACGCCCAGCCAAAAACCCTGATGGCACATTAAATCTTATGATTTGGGAATGCGCTATACCCGGAAAGAAAGGCACAGCTTGGGAAGGTGGTCTGTATAAATTGCGAATGATTTTCAAAGACGATTATCCTACATCTCCACCAAAATGTAAATTTGAACCGCCACTATTTCATCCAAATGTGTATCCGTCCGGAACGGTTTGTTTGTCACTATTGGATGAGGAGAAAGATTGGCGTCCCGCCATCACCATCAAACAAATATTGCTTGGTATACAAGATCTGTTAAATGAACCGAATATAAAAGATCCAGCGCAAGCAGAAGCGTATACAATCTATTGCCAAAACCGTTTGGAATATGAAAAACGTGTGCGTGCACAGGCACGTGCTATGGCTGCAactgaataa